One Spirochaetales bacterium DNA segment encodes these proteins:
- a CDS encoding DUF1883 domain-containing protein → MNHLHTYLFLEKDGAVVVSIDCPGNIYLMSGNEYSNYCASADFTAVGGKAKIGKNTIHAPKAGKWHLVIDNDDRPESLNVALSISNGRQLFEAFDGVENAERYQEAGKKKPPEDAPKNKGKKGGKDFKKRFQKEILDLVKDMDDAGLTFLIEQAEILIGDQEEEEMNRQVKIWNEKLTGKSKKTPESKRGKTGKGPAAVLDIEQHSENAFILSIGGVRKVLSRLELRSIVAMSHSRIGDAEFSSRLYDWLKTSRNDFLFDLNIKSADHPLWPRLRRFLRTKFKPKT, encoded by the coding sequence ATGAACCATCTCCACACATATCTTTTCCTTGAAAAAGACGGAGCGGTCGTGGTCTCCATTGACTGCCCCGGAAATATCTATCTCATGAGCGGTAATGAATATTCGAACTATTGCGCGTCGGCGGATTTCACCGCCGTCGGCGGCAAGGCGAAAATCGGTAAAAATACGATTCATGCCCCGAAAGCGGGGAAATGGCACCTTGTTATCGACAATGACGATCGACCGGAAAGTCTGAATGTGGCCCTTTCCATATCAAACGGGCGGCAGCTGTTCGAAGCGTTCGACGGGGTCGAAAACGCGGAACGGTATCAGGAAGCGGGTAAAAAAAAGCCGCCTGAAGACGCACCAAAGAATAAAGGTAAAAAAGGCGGCAAGGATTTCAAGAAACGTTTTCAAAAAGAAATACTCGATCTGGTAAAAGATATGGATGACGCGGGGCTTACGTTTCTGATCGAACAGGCGGAAATCCTCATCGGAGATCAGGAAGAAGAGGAGATGAACCGGCAGGTAAAGATCTGGAACGAGAAACTGACCGGCAAGAGTAAGAAAACACCCGAATCGAAAAGGGGAAAAACGGGAAAAGGGCCTGCCGCCGTACTCGATATCGAACAGCATTCGGAGAACGCATTTATCCTGTCGATCGGCGGCGTGAGGAAAGTCCTTTCCAGACTCGAATTGCGTTCGATTGTGGCGATGAGTCATTCGCGGATAGGGGACGCCGAGTTTTCATCCCGTTTATACGACTGGTTGAAAACATCGCGAAACGATTTCCTCTTTGATCTCAACATCAAAAGCGCCGATCATCCCCTCTGGCCCCGTTTACGAAGATTTTTGCGAACAAAATTCAAACCAAAAACATGA
- the dnaE gene encoding DNA polymerase III subunit alpha: MPDFVHLHTHSDFSLLDGAASIGELVERTRALNIKHCALTDHGNMFGAVQFYKECKKNKINPIIGSEFYIAPDSRHSKTAGDGKPKYNHLVLLASSEVGYRNLIKLSSAGYVEGFYYRPRIDDDILKEHSRDIIALSACLAGEIPSLVLAGRDEDAEKKALFYADMFGRDRFYLEIQDHGIPEQKTVNMALIDISRRTNIPVVATNDIHYMRRDDAKAQDVLICIGTNKKLSESDRMRFKSDQFYYKSPEEMEALFGSYPAALTNTLKIAEMCNLTISLPGPRLPDYHIPGGYTLRSYFTEIAYRGLAGRYGEITPQIKERFDYEITVIDSMNFIGYFLIVWDFIRFAKENGIPVGPGRGSGAGSIVAYSLNITDIDPLQYGLLFERFLNPDRVSMPDFDIDFCYERRGEVIDYVTTKYGEARVGQIITFGTLKPKAVIRDVARVLDFPYDEADRIAKLVPGGPKITLEKAISMEQQLKDLEKNGEKYSELLEISKKLEGRRRHASTHAAGIVIGKSDLTDYVPLYRDPRTGSISTQYTMEYLEECGLVKMDFLGLKTLTLIEHTLSLLEKRGVHMVRSEIPLEDTNTFALLGEGKSTCIFQFESQGMQNILKKARPEKIEDLIALNALYRPGPMDHIDQYIESRLNPRKITYPLPELEPVLKETYGVIVYQEQVMEIARIVAGFSLGQADILRRAMGKKKEKVMEEMREKFVAGAREKGYTQHVADDIFKLLIPFAGYGFNKSHAAAYSVLAYQTAYLKANYPAEFMAANLTNEINNPDKLAEYIHETREMGIDILRPDINLSEKTFTVLDGHIIYGLMGVKNVGTAAVDVILHERSAGGDYSDIIDFLERVDLKVVNRKVTETLIYCGLFDNLGENRATLFGNLDKLLDCAHKKQEMKMYGQASLFDGLKEDGFEEVAIERQPEYPQKQLLDWEKQFLGLFFSGHPLDKYRRIISRYTTLNLDAADGASKDKTYSVIGILKNVKEIITKTGKKMAFGLIEDFNGSIELVIFSDVFEKYRMMLENDRVIAVEGKIDLSRGEPKLIVAAFYDVSELPEQESPAEPEATSVHILLSGNVYNTELLHRLCRLCEQSSGSCTLYIHPDSRTNGGSEFIKAGPQLKVKADKDFFDKLLEYPQVIKVWKE, from the coding sequence ATGCCTGATTTCGTCCATCTCCATACCCATTCGGATTTCTCGCTTTTAGACGGCGCGGCGTCCATCGGGGAGCTTGTCGAACGGACAAGGGCGCTTAATATCAAACATTGCGCGTTGACCGATCACGGGAACATGTTCGGCGCCGTGCAGTTTTACAAGGAATGCAAAAAAAACAAAATCAATCCGATTATCGGGAGCGAGTTCTATATCGCGCCGGACTCACGGCATTCAAAAACGGCAGGAGACGGCAAGCCGAAATACAATCATCTCGTTCTTCTTGCCTCCTCGGAGGTGGGGTACAGAAACCTGATCAAGCTTTCTTCCGCCGGTTATGTGGAGGGCTTTTATTACAGGCCGAGAATCGATGATGATATCCTCAAAGAACATTCTAGAGACATTATCGCGCTTTCCGCATGTCTTGCCGGAGAAATCCCCTCGCTCGTTCTGGCGGGCCGCGATGAGGACGCGGAAAAAAAGGCGCTTTTTTACGCCGATATGTTCGGCCGGGACCGCTTTTATCTTGAAATACAGGATCACGGAATTCCGGAACAAAAAACCGTCAACATGGCATTGATAGATATTTCCCGCAGGACGAATATTCCCGTGGTGGCAACAAACGATATCCATTACATGAGACGGGACGATGCGAAGGCGCAGGATGTACTTATCTGCATCGGTACGAACAAAAAATTATCGGAAAGCGACCGGATGAGGTTCAAAAGCGATCAGTTTTATTACAAATCGCCTGAGGAAATGGAGGCTCTTTTCGGAAGCTATCCCGCCGCTTTGACCAATACGCTGAAAATTGCCGAGATGTGCAACCTCACGATTTCCCTTCCCGGCCCCAGGCTTCCCGATTATCACATACCCGGCGGATACACGCTCCGGAGTTATTTCACCGAAATCGCCTACCGCGGGCTGGCCGGACGATACGGAGAGATCACGCCACAGATAAAAGAACGATTCGATTATGAAATCACCGTTATCGATTCCATGAACTTTATCGGCTATTTTCTTATTGTTTGGGATTTTATCCGTTTTGCGAAAGAAAACGGTATCCCCGTCGGACCGGGAAGGGGTTCAGGCGCCGGTTCGATCGTCGCTTATTCCCTCAACATCACCGATATCGATCCGCTGCAATACGGGCTTCTCTTTGAACGCTTTCTCAATCCCGACAGGGTTTCCATGCCTGATTTCGATATCGACTTCTGCTACGAACGCCGCGGAGAGGTCATCGATTATGTGACAACGAAGTACGGGGAAGCGAGGGTCGGCCAGATCATCACCTTCGGGACCCTCAAACCGAAGGCGGTCATCCGGGATGTTGCCCGGGTCCTGGATTTCCCGTATGACGAGGCGGACAGAATCGCGAAACTCGTTCCTGGCGGCCCGAAAATTACCCTTGAAAAGGCCATATCCATGGAACAGCAACTCAAGGATCTGGAAAAAAACGGAGAAAAGTACTCGGAATTGCTTGAAATCAGCAAAAAACTCGAGGGGCGGCGGCGTCACGCGTCTACCCACGCGGCCGGTATCGTTATCGGAAAAAGCGACCTCACCGACTATGTCCCCCTCTACCGTGATCCCCGGACCGGTTCGATCTCCACCCAATACACAATGGAGTATCTCGAGGAATGCGGCCTTGTCAAAATGGATTTTCTGGGACTCAAAACCCTTACCCTCATCGAACATACCCTTTCGCTTCTTGAAAAACGGGGGGTTCATATGGTCCGTTCCGAAATCCCGCTTGAGGATACAAATACCTTTGCCCTCCTCGGCGAAGGGAAAAGTACCTGTATTTTTCAGTTCGAAAGCCAGGGTATGCAGAACATTCTCAAAAAGGCAAGACCGGAAAAAATCGAGGACCTCATCGCTCTCAATGCCCTCTACCGCCCCGGTCCCATGGATCATATCGACCAGTATATCGAATCAAGACTCAATCCCCGAAAAATTACATACCCCCTCCCCGAGCTGGAGCCGGTTCTGAAGGAAACATACGGGGTTATCGTGTACCAGGAACAGGTTATGGAGATCGCGCGGATCGTGGCGGGATTTTCGTTGGGTCAGGCGGATATACTGCGCAGGGCAATGGGAAAGAAAAAAGAAAAGGTCATGGAGGAAATGCGGGAAAAATTTGTGGCCGGGGCTCGTGAGAAGGGCTACACTCAGCATGTTGCGGATGACATTTTCAAACTTCTCATTCCTTTTGCCGGCTACGGATTCAACAAATCCCATGCCGCCGCCTATTCGGTACTCGCCTATCAGACTGCGTACCTCAAGGCCAATTACCCCGCCGAGTTCATGGCGGCGAACCTCACCAATGAAATCAACAACCCGGATAAACTCGCCGAATATATCCATGAAACACGCGAAATGGGAATCGATATCCTCAGACCGGACATCAATCTCTCCGAAAAAACATTTACCGTTCTGGACGGGCATATCATCTACGGACTCATGGGCGTCAAGAATGTGGGAACGGCGGCCGTCGATGTGATACTGCACGAACGGTCTGCCGGAGGAGATTACAGCGATATTATCGATTTTCTCGAGCGTGTCGATCTGAAGGTAGTCAATCGGAAGGTCACGGAAACCCTTATCTATTGCGGCCTTTTCGACAATCTCGGGGAAAACAGGGCCACGCTGTTCGGTAATCTCGATAAACTCCTCGATTGCGCACATAAAAAACAGGAAATGAAAATGTACGGCCAGGCTTCTCTCTTTGACGGACTCAAGGAAGACGGCTTTGAAGAAGTGGCGATAGAACGACAGCCGGAATATCCCCAGAAACAACTCCTGGACTGGGAAAAACAGTTTCTCGGACTCTTTTTTTCCGGGCATCCGCTCGATAAATACAGGCGTATTATTTCAAGGTATACGACCCTGAACCTCGATGCCGCGGACGGCGCATCAAAGGATAAAACCTATTCGGTAATCGGCATTCTTAAAAATGTGAAAGAAATAATCACCAAAACAGGAAAAAAAATGGCATTCGGACTGATCGAAGACTTCAATGGATCGATCGAACTGGTAATTTTTTCCGATGTTTTCGAAAAATACCGGATGATGCTCGAAAACGACAGGGTCATCGCCGTCGAAGGCAAAATCGATCTCAGCAGGGGGGAACCTAAACTCATCGTCGCGGCTTTTTATGATGTCAGCGAACTTCCCGAGCAGGAATCCCCCGCGGAACCGGAAGCCACGTCGGTTCATATCCTTTTAAGCGGAAATGTCTACAATACCGAACTGCTGCACCGGCTCTGCCGGCTTTGCGAGCAAAGTTCGGGGTCCTGTACCCTCTATATTCACCCCGACAGCCGGACCAATGGCGGCAGTGAGTTCATAAAAGCGGGACCGCAACTCAAGGTAAAAGCGGATAAAGATTTTTTCGATAAACTGCTTGAATACCCGCAAGTCATCAAGGTCTGGAAGGAGTAA
- a CDS encoding FAD-dependent oxidoreductase: MKHYDCIIVGTGPAGMGAAFHLLEKKPGMTILLVDKERLCSGGFRNDCKMNFTFPVGFPVEHWRKEEAERYMEESISYLRPDILAKKNIDVYKSRAEKIGVTLLDIKQAHMGTDGGIKLIGRLMKTLESKGAEISLGEEILSIDPKKNVLNSAQRELASESIIIAPGRKGFRFLQRVMDILSIPYVDNIVDIGIRVETRIEHYPIVIDYYDPKFIFPDKVRTFCTNSRRAFVVAERYKSRSGERYVSINGHAYSEERKPNGLVNVALLNTVRLSEPLASGQAFAEMLGLQVMLMGGGKPIMQRVGDFRLGRRSKIESFNEDLYDFRPSLPDCTPGDISLSVPAKILRAIWKSMKLLDTIVPGILHPGTIMYYPEIKLYANRPRYMDDSFQVKEGIYLVGDGAGTSRGITAAWASGARAAESIIRKNTG; the protein is encoded by the coding sequence ATGAAACACTACGATTGTATTATTGTCGGGACCGGACCGGCGGGAATGGGGGCCGCCTTTCATCTTCTCGAAAAAAAACCGGGTATGACGATACTTCTGGTCGATAAGGAACGGCTTTGTTCCGGGGGTTTCCGAAACGATTGTAAAATGAACTTCACCTTTCCGGTCGGGTTCCCCGTGGAACACTGGCGGAAGGAAGAGGCGGAACGTTATATGGAGGAGTCCATCAGCTATCTTCGACCGGATATATTGGCAAAAAAAAATATCGATGTCTATAAATCACGGGCGGAAAAAATTGGAGTGACGCTGCTCGATATCAAACAGGCGCACATGGGCACGGACGGGGGGATAAAGCTCATCGGGCGGCTTATGAAAACACTTGAATCAAAAGGGGCGGAGATTTCGCTCGGTGAAGAAATACTTTCGATCGATCCGAAGAAAAACGTTCTCAACAGTGCCCAAAGGGAACTCGCATCCGAATCCATCATTATCGCGCCGGGAAGGAAGGGGTTCCGGTTCCTCCAGCGGGTGATGGATATCCTGTCGATTCCCTATGTCGACAATATCGTGGACATCGGCATACGGGTGGAAACACGCATCGAACATTATCCGATTGTTATTGACTACTACGACCCCAAGTTCATTTTCCCGGACAAGGTGAGAACCTTCTGCACAAACAGCAGGCGGGCATTTGTCGTTGCGGAGAGATATAAATCCCGCTCCGGCGAGCGCTATGTGAGTATCAACGGGCATGCCTATTCGGAAGAAAGGAAACCCAACGGACTCGTCAATGTCGCGCTGCTCAATACGGTACGGCTTTCCGAACCGCTCGCAAGCGGCCAGGCGTTTGCCGAAATGCTCGGCCTGCAGGTCATGCTGATGGGCGGGGGTAAACCGATTATGCAGCGGGTCGGGGATTTCCGGCTCGGCAGGCGTTCGAAGATCGAAAGCTTCAATGAGGATCTGTATGATTTCAGGCCGTCCCTCCCCGATTGCACGCCGGGTGATATCAGCCTTTCCGTTCCCGCAAAAATACTGCGGGCGATCTGGAAGTCGATGAAACTTCTTGACACGATTGTACCGGGGATTCTGCATCCGGGAACGATCATGTATTATCCGGAGATAAAACTTTACGCAAACAGGCCGCGGTATATGGACGATTCATTCCAGGTGAAAGAGGGTATTTACCTGGTCGGTGACGGTGCGGGCACAAGCAGGGGGATAACGGCGGCGTGGGCGAGCGGCGCGCGTGCCGCGGAGTCTATTATACGTAAAAACACCGGGTGA
- a CDS encoding YggT family protein has product MSYILLLNVISSFLFVYILLVTIRIIFTWFKPEVDGKPWHYLCLITGRYLAMFRGIKGLRKGVFDFSPVLAISILFFVQQVIDRVIFYLRTMGKFSLGIGLSVLFSSLWNSIFWISIFFGILCIIRFYNIFFHRTPDADIMGTIDLALQPMVAFVMKFLPRKCEYPKLLFVSILFLATILLLGSLFVYYLGRLLVSLPI; this is encoded by the coding sequence ATGAGTTACATACTTTTATTGAATGTCATCAGTTCGTTTCTTTTTGTTTATATACTTCTTGTGACGATTCGTATTATATTCACATGGTTCAAACCCGAAGTCGACGGTAAACCATGGCATTATCTCTGTCTTATCACGGGCCGCTACCTTGCCATGTTCAGGGGTATCAAGGGACTCCGAAAAGGGGTTTTCGATTTCAGTCCGGTCCTTGCTATTTCAATCCTGTTTTTCGTTCAACAGGTAATCGACCGGGTGATTTTTTATTTGAGAACCATGGGTAAATTTTCACTCGGTATCGGGCTTTCCGTCCTGTTTTCGTCATTATGGAACAGTATCTTCTGGATCAGCATCTTTTTCGGCATTCTCTGTATTATCAGGTTCTACAACATCTTCTTTCACCGGACCCCGGATGCCGATATCATGGGAACGATCGACCTGGCACTCCAGCCGATGGTGGCGTTTGTCATGAAATTTCTCCCGCGAAAATGCGAATACCCGAAACTCCTCTTTGTCTCCATCCTGTTTCTTGCCACGATTCTTCTTCTGGGTTCACTGTTTGTCTACTATCTTGGCCGGCTTCTTGTCAGTCTGCCGATCTAA
- a CDS encoding histidinol phosphate phosphatase domain-containing protein: protein MTIGIIDLHTHSFFSDGVLSPAELVQRAVHAGYTGIAITDHVDASNCEHVIGALKNFCLKTNPYLSINVIPGVEITHVPPGQIKELVVFARRAGAKLVVLHGETICEPVPPGTNKAGIEAGIDILAHPGLITAEEAALAAEKGVYLEITARRSHGLGNGRVLEFARKYSAPFVLNTDAHSPGDLFSEEWRKKVAFGAGMTEAEYDTVNKTMKGILQKLAPGYHSV, encoded by the coding sequence ATGACGATCGGCATTATCGATTTACATACCCATTCATTCTTCAGCGACGGGGTACTCAGCCCCGCGGAACTCGTACAACGGGCGGTACACGCCGGATATACCGGTATCGCCATTACCGATCACGTCGACGCATCGAATTGCGAGCATGTCATCGGAGCCCTTAAAAATTTCTGCCTGAAGACAAATCCATACCTTTCCATTAACGTCATTCCGGGTGTTGAAATCACCCATGTTCCGCCCGGGCAGATAAAAGAGCTTGTTGTTTTTGCACGGCGGGCGGGGGCGAAACTTGTCGTGCTTCACGGCGAGACAATCTGCGAACCGGTACCTCCTGGTACAAACAAAGCGGGAATCGAAGCGGGAATCGATATCCTTGCCCATCCCGGACTCATCACCGCGGAAGAAGCGGCCCTGGCGGCGGAAAAAGGGGTGTATCTTGAAATTACGGCCCGGCGATCCCACGGTCTCGGTAACGGGAGGGTCCTGGAGTTTGCACGAAAATACTCGGCCCCGTTTGTCCTGAATACGGACGCCCATTCGCCCGGCGACCTTTTTTCCGAGGAATGGAGAAAAAAGGTGGCATTTGGGGCTGGAATGACCGAAGCCGAGTATGATACTGTCAATAAAACCATGAAAGGGATACTGCAAAAACTGGCCCCTGGTTATCATTCCGTATGA
- a CDS encoding site-2 protease family protein has translation MDISLALRLLPGLVIGLTFHEASHAFSAQLLGDANPQRMGRISLNPLRHLSPLGTLALFILHFGWGRPVEVNIFNFKKPRVHYLLTSLAGPAANLLLCCCAVLFMFIFRGNAAVMEALLFFYYINAMLALINLIPIPPLDGSKIWPCLIPWLRPVISRRMSFVWMIMLLGLLYTGIIEKGMTYFLTAVSMPLVFFNLLPL, from the coding sequence ATGGATATTTCATTAGCATTACGATTACTGCCGGGACTTGTGATCGGACTGACCTTTCACGAAGCATCACACGCGTTCAGCGCGCAATTGCTCGGTGACGCGAATCCTCAGCGGATGGGACGCATCAGTCTCAATCCGCTTCGCCACCTATCGCCTTTGGGAACACTCGCGCTTTTCATTCTGCATTTCGGATGGGGGAGGCCCGTCGAAGTCAATATCTTTAATTTTAAAAAACCCAGGGTTCATTATTTGCTTACCTCGCTTGCGGGGCCCGCGGCCAATCTTCTTCTCTGCTGCTGTGCCGTCCTTTTTATGTTCATTTTTCGCGGCAACGCCGCGGTCATGGAAGCATTATTGTTTTTCTATTATATCAACGCGATGTTGGCCCTGATCAACCTCATCCCCATCCCTCCCCTTGACGGGAGCAAAATCTGGCCGTGTCTCATCCCGTGGTTGCGGCCGGTTATATCGCGCCGGATGTCCTTCGTATGGATGATAATGCTGCTTGGTTTATTGTACACCGGTATTATCGAGAAAGGGATGACGTATTTCCTTACGGCCGTCAGTATGCCCCTCGTGTTTTTCAACCTCCTGCCCCTGTAG
- the recG gene encoding ATP-dependent DNA helicase RecG: MFLREFSNEVRFLKGVGPRLSEVLGKLSISTISDLILHCPRDYVDRSRIDHLKDALKKEKVNCIVEVVAHDYIGKGYRKTLKIHIEDATGTAVLLCFGRAFLESVFVPGKRFLVSGTFKYRFGEVQSSNFEYEPYLPGNEDFKAIIPIYPLTAGITQGVLRRIMRGALDVIRDTIENELPERLITAYRFPHKSEALRTLHFPDSTASLLRARQSLVYEELFYLQLLIKRRAIKRRIQRKSRSPVPFALENRLLDRLPFSLTKDQRAVISEIKQDLFSPFAASRLLHGDVGCGKTLVAVILSLSVIESGEQVAFMAPTELLARQHADRIADLLQPIGIRIGFLSGSVRDEERKLLLDELQSGNIDLLVGTHALFSDDIAFRNLGFVIIDEQHRFGVLQRLSILKKGRNPDLLLMTATPIPRTLALTAFGDLEISTIRMQPEGRIPVITHLTREGNESRVYRRVREEISQGRQAYVVYPIIEESDSLALKDAETGFDRLSREIFPDFRCGLIHSRLQEDHKRKVMEDFSHHHLDILVATSVVEVGVDVPEATCMVIEHAERFGLSALHQLRGRVCRSVHQSYAFLIYGVNLTEDGIRRLKVMMETTDGFRIAEEDLAIRGPGELLGVKQSGFLRLTVSDLIRDKDILEAARKDAFSLLEDDPGFITPENMTIREVLNRAPPFSDEFLDGG; this comes from the coding sequence ATGTTTCTCCGCGAGTTTTCAAACGAAGTGCGTTTTCTCAAAGGGGTGGGGCCCCGGTTATCCGAAGTTCTCGGGAAGCTCAGTATCTCGACCATTTCCGATCTCATTCTGCATTGCCCGCGGGACTATGTGGACAGAAGCCGTATCGACCACCTCAAGGATGCCCTTAAAAAGGAAAAGGTCAATTGTATCGTCGAGGTGGTCGCCCATGACTATATCGGAAAAGGCTATAGAAAAACCCTCAAGATTCATATCGAAGATGCAACGGGAACGGCCGTGCTTCTTTGTTTCGGCAGGGCTTTTCTGGAATCCGTTTTCGTTCCCGGAAAGCGGTTTTTGGTTTCCGGTACATTCAAATACCGTTTCGGTGAGGTTCAATCATCGAACTTCGAGTATGAACCGTATCTTCCCGGTAATGAGGATTTCAAGGCGATTATCCCGATTTATCCGCTTACGGCCGGCATAACCCAGGGTGTTCTGCGGCGAATAATGAGAGGCGCCCTCGACGTTATCCGTGACACGATTGAAAACGAACTTCCCGAAAGACTCATCACGGCATATCGTTTCCCTCATAAATCCGAGGCACTCCGCACCCTTCATTTTCCCGATTCCACGGCGTCACTCCTCAGGGCGAGACAATCCCTTGTGTACGAGGAACTCTTTTACCTGCAGCTGCTCATCAAGCGGCGGGCGATCAAGAGACGTATCCAGCGTAAATCCCGAAGCCCGGTCCCCTTCGCTCTTGAAAATCGTCTCCTCGACCGGCTTCCCTTCTCCCTCACAAAGGATCAGCGGGCGGTGATCTCGGAAATCAAACAGGACCTGTTTTCTCCGTTTGCCGCCTCCCGGCTGCTTCACGGCGATGTCGGGTGTGGAAAAACCCTCGTCGCCGTCATCCTGAGCCTTTCGGTCATTGAATCCGGTGAGCAGGTCGCATTCATGGCGCCTACCGAACTCCTTGCACGGCAGCACGCCGACAGGATCGCCGATCTTCTTCAACCCATCGGGATACGTATCGGATTTCTTTCCGGTTCGGTCCGTGACGAAGAACGGAAACTCCTTCTCGATGAACTCCAATCCGGCAACATCGATCTGCTCGTCGGCACTCACGCCCTTTTTTCCGACGATATCGCGTTCAGAAATCTCGGTTTCGTCATTATCGACGAACAGCATCGCTTCGGGGTTCTCCAGCGGCTTTCAATCCTTAAAAAGGGCCGTAATCCCGATCTCCTCCTCATGACCGCCACACCCATTCCGAGAACCCTCGCCTTGACCGCCTTCGGCGACCTCGAGATATCGACGATACGGATGCAGCCGGAAGGCCGTATTCCCGTTATCACGCATCTGACCCGCGAAGGGAACGAAAGCAGGGTATATCGCAGGGTTCGCGAAGAGATATCACAGGGGAGACAGGCCTATGTCGTTTATCCGATCATCGAGGAATCGGACTCACTCGCGCTCAAAGACGCAGAGACCGGTTTCGACAGGCTTTCACGTGAAATTTTCCCCGACTTCCGGTGCGGACTTATACACTCACGGCTTCAGGAAGACCATAAACGGAAAGTCATGGAAGATTTTTCTCATCATCATCTCGATATTCTCGTCGCGACGAGTGTCGTCGAAGTGGGGGTGGATGTACCGGAGGCGACTTGTATGGTAATCGAACACGCCGAACGGTTCGGCCTTTCGGCGCTACACCAGTTACGGGGCCGGGTATGCCGCAGCGTACATCAGTCATATGCGTTCCTCATCTACGGCGTCAACCTCACCGAAGACGGTATCAGGCGGCTCAAGGTGATGATGGAAACAACGGACGGATTTCGAATCGCCGAAGAAGACCTGGCCATCCGGGGCCCGGGTGAACTGCTCGGCGTAAAACAATCGGGATTTCTCAGACTCACGGTCTCGGACCTCATAAGGGATAAAGATATCCTTGAAGCGGCGCGAAAGGATGCCTTTTCCCTGCTTGAAGACGATCCGGGATTCATAACTCCGGAGAACATGACCATCAGGGAAGTCCTGAACAGGGCGCCGCCATTTTCCGATGAGTTTCTCGACGGGGGATGA
- the lspA gene encoding signal peptidase II, whose product MRIGKNNLIKLLVIVITISLNIGCDQVTKGLAREYLIEKGTINIIGNVFILLYAENTGAFLGMGSDLPEPYKFIFLSLIPTLCLIGFFIYIGIKKELSIFQIVCLSSVVGGGIGNIYDRLTNNGVVIDFMNFGIDGLRTGILNFADLSLTFGAVLFFISLYTSKTGKPDIETPINGPPG is encoded by the coding sequence ATGAGAATAGGCAAAAACAATCTGATAAAACTGCTCGTCATCGTTATAACGATATCGCTGAACATCGGGTGTGATCAGGTGACAAAAGGCCTGGCAAGGGAATATCTGATTGAAAAGGGGACGATCAACATTATCGGTAATGTCTTTATTCTTCTCTATGCGGAAAATACCGGCGCCTTTCTGGGTATGGGATCCGACCTCCCCGAACCCTATAAATTCATCTTTCTCAGTCTCATTCCGACGCTTTGTCTGATTGGTTTTTTTATTTACATCGGCATAAAAAAGGAATTATCGATATTTCAGATCGTCTGTCTGTCGAGCGTTGTCGGCGGCGGAATCGGTAATATTTATGACAGGCTGACGAATAACGGGGTGGTGATCGATTTCATGAATTTCGGTATCGACGGCCTGCGTACAGGTATCCTGAATTTTGCCGATCTCTCGTTGACATTCGGTGCGGTTTTGTTTTTTATTTCCCTCTATACATCGAAGACGGGAAAACCCGATATCGAAACACCGATAAACGGACCGCCCGGATAA